A region of the Apium graveolens cultivar Ventura chromosome 6, ASM990537v1, whole genome shotgun sequence genome:
ACCAGGCTATCAATGAGGCTTATTCTCAACTTTCTTCTCTTCCTGTGCATACTTCTAGCAAGGGTGTTCAAATTTCAACTCCTGGAGTTGAGAGCACTAATAAGCCTGGTCCAGAAATGAAACAGGACCAACTTATAAGGTACCAAGGTTAAATTCTTCTGTAGAATATGCAATAATAGATTCCTCATTCCGTGGCACTAATACTGATACGCCTCATAGGCTATGTGTGTTTCATGGAATAATTGAATCCAGACTGCCAGTATACTTGATATTCATTTTTTACGACTTTTAGTTTTGAGATTCTAGGGATTACAGTGCTTGCAATCAGTCCCACTGCGAACATGCAAACCTGAGATCTGTTCATCTGATTAAATTATAGCGACAAAAGTTGATGAAACTTGTAATTTCTTAGTTTGTAAAGAGAGAAATGGTTTGATTTTAGGTGTTTTATACATTTTTACCTGAAAACATGTTTTTGAATTGCAGAGAGAAGATCCAGGAAGAAAAACTGCAGCTTCTTGCCAATCAGAATTCACCACTGTGCTACATAGATCTAAAAGTACCTTCTAAATCTCTTTACTATACTCGCTGACTGAGATGGAACAAATATCacatattttttttttttgaaacttGAAGATAAATGTAGTAGGCTGTAGTACAACAAGTTTGTGGAATTGTGCTCATCTAATTGTTTAAGACTGTGGGTGTTTGCATTTGTACTGATATCCTTTTCTTTCTCTTCAGTAAATAACAATTACTCATGTTTTTGGTACATGTCAAGAGAGTGTTATAATGGAGAACTTCCATTTATTGGTGTTTTAGACATGAAAAAGTTTGTCTCCTATTTACTGTGCTAGAACACTTCTCAAGTCCATGTACTTGAAGGGTTTTCCAATGCATGTCAAATGTCCTCGGGATTTATGGACTCAATAAGATTGCAAATCCCGAACTTAGATGATTATAAATTTTCAGCTATTTTTGTTGAATCAAAATTCATATTCCCTGACAATTTTTGATGTCTTGGGTATTATTTAGCTATCTCATCACTAAGCTTATTCACATTCCCTGACAATTGTTTAAAAGTTGCTTGGCTATTGGGGTTCTTGTTTGCACTTACGTGATCTTTAACATATTTAATTACGTAGCTGGAATTGTAAAGTGAGATTTATGATGATTTCTATGCTTTCTATTAGCAGGATGTTCTCAATCTTGAGGAGTTTAAAAGGCTTTTAACAAATGATGAGCAGCAACAATTGCTGACGTATCTACCTTCTTTTGACACTGTCGCAATTCCAGATAGGTTTGTAtcatttgtaaataattgtataCTATCATACACCACTGGCGTCTTTTCGTGTTTCTTTTTGAGAAGCTAATATAGTAACATTTAATTCTTTGTTGTCACTTATAGCCTTAAAAGCATGTTTGATAGCCCTCAGTTCGCAGAAGATTTATCCGCGTTCCAGAAACTACTAGCAGAAGGAGTTTTTGATATCTCTCCTTCCTTGGGTAAAAGTGAATGCAATGGAAATTTGAAGAGGCTTGTACTTGGTGATTTAACGAGATCCAGTTGGGTGGAACATTATAACTTACTACAGGTTCAACCCCACAATTTTGATGATATGATGATGATAGATTGTTTTAGTAAATGGCTAAGTGCAAAGATTGATGATTATAACCCAATTTTGGTTTTTGGCTGTAGGATGTAAAATGTGAAAATAGTCCCGGCAGATCTTTTGTAGAAGCAGGGCCTGCTGTTGTTTCTTCTGCTCAAACAATGAAAGGAAAGAGATCACGTTACAGCCAATCTCAAAATTATTCAGGTCATCTTTCCCTCTCACCCTCCATAATCATCAATTACATAGAACACTATTTCCTATTTTCCAACAATGATGGGACATTGTTTTAAGGATGTTGAAGTTTGAGAATGAAGGATACTTAAAATTTACAGATAGAAACCTATAATGTACTTTTGAGTTTAATGAGGTGAATAACTGAATATACAAGGGAGTGAAGGATGCAACGGAAAAATGGGGGAATAGAACATGAGATGGTGTGGAGAAGTATTTGATTCAATTTATTATAGACCAGAAACAATCAATTTTGCGTTTTGATAGTGAAAATATTAGCATCAGTATTACATCATTCTAATGCGCAGGTAATATTTGCCTGTTGTAAATTGGCTTGTCTGATGTAGGTATGAAGTTAGTACTCACTAGAGTTGTTTATATGGAATCTCAGGTGGGAAGACTACAGTGAAGAGCCCAAAAAGAGTATCAATGAAGGCGAACTACGATAACAAGGAACTTGTTGACAATGATGCCACTTGCTTCAGTCCAAAAAGCCTATTTGCCTTGCCTCCTGATAATACCTCTCTAATGCTGGATTCTTTCCGGTTCGATGAACATTCTGATCAAGATCTTTTGCTAAATGTTCCGTCTCACAGTTCTTTCCCGCAGGCAGAACTCCTGATGCCGACTTCAAGTTTTAATAATGCTCAAGCTAGCACCAGTAGTAGCTCAATATACCAAAATCATGTCTGGCCCTGACACTACCTTTAAACACCACTTCAATGTTCTGAAGACCCTTGTTTATTTATGTGCCTCTGCTGAACTTTTTGGTTGGCTCATAATTTATTGCTTGGAAAAATTGCAGAAGTCTGCAAGCAAAGCTGTGTTAATTGccttttattttgataaaagTCTTAACCTATACAATGCTTGGTAAACTAAGGGATGGATATGGATGGTTCTATTTTTTGTATAGGTTGACAGAGATTGTAATATATGTATCTTGACATACAGAGGAGGTGTGTATCTCCTGAGTTTTTGTATGCAACTTTATAGTTGTCTTGCAAATTCTATGAGACACCCTTTTGTATTTTTATGAGCTGAACCTTTAAACATTATAATGCTATCATATATACCTTGATAAAATTTGAATGAAAGTCATAcaactattttttttaaaaaaaaaactgaaagGAGAAAGTGATAAAGTGTGAAATGCATAGAGTTCTAATTTTTCATGTTAACGAAGATGTTGTACTGAGTAGAGAAAAATGTAATCTTATTCACACAATTTTCCCCTCAAAAACACAAAAGGTGAGAAACATTAGCAACTCATGCTAGTTactataattaaaaaaatattgtttTTTTTGTCGCAGAAagttaaaataaaaattttaatagCCAAATATGATGGTAACTTTGTAAATTTTTATTTGagaaaatttttgaaaacaattccAAGTCAAAAGCCATATGGTATtaactaaaataattatttataataatataaattaatgacAATATAAAACTTGGTGAATTTGTAAAATTACCTTTTTCAATAAAAttgattataattttaaatttaagtGTACATTTTTGTGAACAGGTTAAACAAAAGTACCTTAAGGAAATTGAGTATAAATTTAGCTAACAGTTTTCATGGTCaaaactttgtaatttatataaattatgtATAATATATGTATCCTAcaatttttgaataaaatttctctagttaAAAGTGTTTTTATAATCGCTTTAACATATACCTTATAATAAAAGATTGCAAGCTGCATAATGTCCCATAGCTGAGCATGGATTCCAGATTCGAATACATTCATAGAGAGTTCTGAACGAATTCATATGACGTGAGAGAGTTCGAAGAGTTTtagaaatttttaattttttttttcagtaAGCAATTTTTTCGCCTATTTTTACAAACATCTTATTTACCGTTGATACAAAAAGGCGGGAAAGGGTTGTGAGAGTTACATTTAATAAACGTTATAAAAAACGCGGGAACCACTTATAAAAACCCCCAAATTATACAATTACAAACCCTAGAAAAATTAATCGATTTCCCAGACATAAAATTGGTCAAATTTTTCTCGATTTATGGATGAGGATCCGTATGAATCTATCACCAAGGACTGCCAAATCACCATTTCCCAGGAACAGAAGCTCCGCAAATGCGGGTTCGCTTTCGAACCGGAGCGAGAAGAACCGGAGTTGCCGTGTCCGGTTCAACTCACCGGAATAACGATGGTTTCGCTGCCGGAGAGTAGTCCTGAGTATGTAGAAGAAGAAATCTTTCATACGCCTCCGGAGCACCATCAGTCTCGGGCTGTGTCTAGCTCTGATGATCCAGGACCCGAGATCCGACCCGGAAGTCATCAGGCGGGTCAGAAACATGACGGTGGTGATTTTGTTGAAGATGTTGTACGTGGTCATAAAGTGAGTGAAGTTGAAGTTGACTTGAAGACAAAACAGGTTGACTCGCAATTTACGAGCCGTAATGATTGTTTAGGTGAGAATGAAGCAATTGTGATTGAAAGTGAGGACAATGAAAGTACGGAAACTGAAGTAGTTGACTTGTCGGTTGAAGAGAATTGCGTTAATTTGGGGGAGAGGGTGAGTGAGGAGACGGAGAATGTGGTTGAACGTGAGGAATGCGTGACTTCTAGAGGGCGATTAGGTCGTAAGAATGTTGAGGATCTAGATGCATTTAGATATGTGTCTAATGGAGGTGTTGGTACACGTGGAGGGACGCAAGATGTTTCTGGGAAGCGTCAATTGCCAAATTCGTTTAAGGAGCCAGAAGAGAATGAAGGGCTGTGGGTTCCTCGTAGGTCTTGGAGGGATACTGAGACATTTAAAGGTCTTGTATGTGCTGCAGCTGCGAGAATGGATAGTGGTGATAATACTGATACAGATTACATGAAAGTTGCTAAGGAGCGTGGTTTGATATTTTATCAGCCTAGGTGGTGGCCAAGCGAGGGGTTTGATGTCATGGATTGAATGTTATGTATGATATAGGTAGTCATAGAGAACGGTCACTATTTGAAGGTAAAGCTTAAATGTTTCTGAAGTAAATCATTGTTTCTTTTACCTACAGTTGTTAGAAGCAATCCTTATCTTATGTTACAAGAATGTTATAAAGTAAAATGCTTTTTGTTAAATAGAATTATTTTTGTTTAGTAGGTggcttatatttttattttttttatgtaAAATATTACGGGCTTGTACAATTTTTGTGATGATTTGCATTATTTGATTAATGTTATAAGAAGATTAAAAGCATAGATTAATTGTCTGGAATCTGGATTTTCTTTAGGTGTCTTATCTTGATGGTTTAACTTAAATCTTATAGCTGCAGAAAAGAGTTGGTAATTGAGAATCATCAAGTAGCTGCAGTCTGGTACTCGACCCTTTTGTTATATAGATATGGTTCACCTGCTTCTGTTTTTAACCTTTCTCTGTATATAATAGCTGTTTTAAAGTTTGGTATCCTTGCTTTTTCTTTTTTGATTCAACTGAAATGTTAAATTCAGCGCTAGTTGTCTTAACCAATTTGCATTTGAATGTGAAGTGTAAATGGTGGTAAAAAAATTTGAATATGATGAAGATACAAGATTGAGAAACTACTAGACTTTTGTGCTAAATACCTTAAACAAGAAATGATTGTAACTTTTAAGTATCTTAATTAACTCGATTTGATTAATGCAGGGCGATAAAAACCAAACGTACCTAGTGAATACCTCTTGTAGAGCAATGGGCCTGGGGTGGTTAAGTTTTATGCATACCTTGCCTCTACTTCTAGAATAAGATAGATTACCACGTGCTATAATGCCGGATAATAAAATTCATTTTACCTCATGTTGGTGTCCTATATACTTGCTTGTACGCTTTGGTTGAAAGCCTACTAATATATACCAGTATTGAAGCAAAAATTACATTACCAAGTATGATGTTACTTTTATAAAAGTTTTATATGTGTGTGCGGCATAATTAAACAATTAGTTGGATTCTAGCTATAGTAGTATTGTTTTGGAAAAAACTTTGAAATAAGGACCTACAATACAAGGTCTGGTCCGTGGTTTCAGGACTGTTAGGTGCTTCAAAGTAGAGGTCATTCCCTAAAGTTACTTAAAACCTTGGTAGGCAGTTAACTGGTTTTAAGCAAAAAACATAACATTGTATGGAAAATCTGAATATGTTTTTCTTTTGGTTCTGATGTACTGACATCCGTTGACATAAGCAATAGCTGAAATATCTGACATATAATGCTTTTGAGGGACTTACATATTTATTTTCACCAAACAGATTACATAATTATTTGACACACCCTAACACCAACAACCTGAAAAACACTCACTAGAAACACAGGGAACTAGGAAAATATAAGAAAGTACAGGTATGCGGACGAGATAAGCAACTATTAATATATGATTTCCTAGCGACATGTGGGGATATCTAAATTAACTTTCTTAGTTAAGCTGAATGGCAGTGTCGTAAGCAACTCCAGCCTTCCAATCAGCAGGAATTGCACCCCTCAGTTGCACCAACTTTTCCCCATAACTCCCACTCACTTGGAACCTCAAGTTCAGAGGGCCCTTTGGTGGATTAGGCATGTCCCATACAGCGCCGTAAGCATGACGCATGGCCCTCCATTCCTGGCACTCCTCCTGCGTCCATTGATAAATGTTAATGTCAAGAAACATATCATTTTTGTGAGAAAAACAGATTTTAGATAGTAACTATTATTACAATAAAATTACCTGCCACAATTCTACACATGTGATGTCATTTTTGCCAGCCTGGTATATTGGTACTACGGCTAGGTACTCTGGGTTCCTGCTATGTTCATGGACTTTGAACATGAGATTGTAACCTGGATGTTGGCAAGAAATTCTCTTGTATTCTATGTCAACTACCCCATATGCGAAAAGCTCTGTGGCCATGTTTGGAAGAGCCAGTTTTGAGTAGGCTCGTACACTAAGAATGAAGTCTGTGTGGTCACCTTCACCATAGTCTGTAATCACTAGCTTCACCCCTTCATCTGTGCAATGTTTTGGAGACTTGCACCTTACCTACATGATTATTAATAAAGATTTTACCATTAGTGATTAGTGAATATATTCCTAATAAGAGTTGAACTCGATGACTGATGTTGCAGTATATATTTCTTTGGCAAGTGATGTTGAACTATTAACTTTGATAAATTTTATAAAGAAAAACTTCAAGTAACACACCGTCTGTTGGCTGTCAATTAATGTTGAAAAGAGAACTCCTTCTGGAGTTCACTGTTTTGGACTTGTTTTATTTAACTACCAATTTATTTGCTATCATTTGACATAATTACAAACTCAAATGCTCCTATGATTGACAGTGTCTACCTGATAGCATGCCCCACAGCCAGTTCCATTCCTGTAAAGCCTAGAGACTCCAGTCACTTCACCACCATTAACAGTCCTTCCATATCCGGCAAACCCGCAAGCTCCAGCTGACAAACATGTAGAACATTACTTCATATATACCAAATTTATGATTGCATTTTGTGCATGTATGCATATGTATATTAGTGTGCATGCATGAATGTTCAAATAGAGAAATATGGCGTGCACTCGAAATTTTGGCATGTGACGAAATTATTAACTACAGAAACCCTGCTACATTAATAACATAAGCATGGTTGTGGATAGATGCAGAGATAAAAGGAAGACAGAATGTATCCATACTTGGAGTCCCCAAGCAATCAGGGCTGCCATAGTAAGTTGCTCGAGAGGTGATATAGGTGTCTTGGCAGTAACAAAGAGCAGGCAAGAAAACCATTAGAATGAGAAAATTTTTTTGAGAAACTTGGCAACCCATGTGTAAGTCAAGGTTGGTAATAACTTCTTGGATTATAGTAACTGAAACAAAATGTATAATGAGAAGATGAGCAAGTAGAAGTAAGATATTTGGGGATGTGAAGCTTAGAAGTGAAGTCTAGGAATATTTATAGTAGAAGTTGGGAGGCGGCTATTATCATGTTGGGGCAATGCCACCTTCATTTCCCACTAGAAAACTAGGAGCCAAGTGGATGTAGGGATTATATTACATATGCATGAAAACAAATGGACACTTTGATCGACTATATCTAATTTTATGCTTCtgtaaaaatttaaaaatttatgcAGATGGTGCTGTATACTTCTGTGGACATTAGGAGGATGAAATATGATATTTTATCCAGAATTTAGGCTTATCAAATGTTTAAGTTTTATACTTGACATGATAATTAGAGATTAGTTGGCATCTGCAGAAATTTGATTGTCTTGCATCTGTAGGTATTTTGGAGaggaatttttttctttttcccgaAAGTATTTTGGAGAGGATTGTGTTTGTACATTCAGCATATTAGAGCAAGTAGTGAGTCATTGTAATTTGTGATTTTTCTACTTTTACTTGCAGTTAAGTGGTTTGATATTACATGGTTTTTGAAAAATGAAAATTATACCAGTTGTATTCTTATTCAGGTAATGGAGTCAAAGGGAACCTATAAACTGTTGATGTAACAACCGGATTATCATTAACCCACCAAGCACAAGTTGCCCAGTTTGGTAACGATCAACTGCAAATCCTGTCATTGCAGAGTCAATTATGATAGACTTGTTACTCGTGTTTATTATTCTTTTTGCCTAATCGCTTTATCACAATATCTACAATATAGAATTCCTTGGAGCTGGCTTAGCTGCATAGACTTGGTCGAGGTTCTATAAGAGTGTTTGTGTATCACTTTTAATCTTTACATTTTTATACATCCCCCCTGTGTTTTATCCAGAGTTCTTTTTAATACTTTTAGAGGTATATTCTGTTCGAATTTCGAGCAGTGAAAGTGTTTCATAGTAATCACACTAAATAGATGCAGGTGAGAACTTGACACCTTGTGAATACGGAATGAGCTAAAAAGGATCTGCAATTTTTGTAATGCAAAATTGCAAATGATGTTTTAGGCGCCTCTTTCATATTATAATCTGTACTTTGAGGATAGTGGTCTTGAGGGCATGTATTATTGTATAAAATTAATATGATTGTAGGGACAAAGCCCCTTATAAAGAGAAGAACCTCCCATAAACACGTAATTAGGAAAATAAACCCGCTGATGAGTGGAGAATTAAAGTGGTATGCAGTTGGACAACTctgattttcttttaaaactGACCAGAATTGGAGAGAGAGATCGATATAATTTGCAGTTTGCAACTTTAGTAGGATAAAATATCTAAGGTATTTGAAGTGGAGGTGTAGTTTCTTAAAACGCGTTCAAAAAGGCATATGTCAACTATCAAAAGATTGATAGCTAAGCTAAATCAGAATTAAGCTATGTCAAAACAGGGGTTTGGTGAAATTTTAAATTAGCCATTTGAATCATGCCAATCAGATGCCAGATACCTTGAGTTTAATCATTACAAACATTTAATACCGGTATTCAAATTAGATTATTAGTTTAATACACGCTTCTCAAAAGCCGGGATCTTTCGTGAGATTATCTCTAAATTCCTATTTTCCCCCCACGAGCTTGCATTCTTGTATGCCTGTTGTAGCGCTGCCGCCTCGTGATGTTTGTCAGAATATACTACTCCCGATTTATATTTAGGGCCCGTTTGGCGACTAACATATAAGTTATCAATAAGCTCGTAAGTGCTTATCGACGATTATTTGTTGATCCAACTTATAAGTCAGATTTTCAATTTATAAGTTGATAAGTGGGATATTAataacgacgtactttttctcaaatttattttgatatttcgcttttttattaaattaagtttgtaaaaaatatatttttaaatgttaatctaatctAAAATTCACGAATTAAGACAACTATAtctgaaaattatttattttgatttattaagTAAAAAAATTTCTGATTTATAAGTAGGATTTGTTGGAAAAACTTAGAGGaaaaaagacacctacatttttgcagagaacttgtactgctatatttcttgttttcttttcctcctgtaaaactcaaggtaaactagccattatataggctttacaaacatattaaaactaactactactaaaactaaccactattaattaatgggtaaattacatgtccataatttactccataactccactagcccactactaaacaattataaaataatatttttctctaataattaatctattgctaaatatctaataattaaataaacaaataattaataactaaatttaagattattccaacattcaccccataatcttaaatttacgaagcactttctcttcgcctgtgatgcacttctcaccaccatcaattttgatgcacaatctcatcaaaaacactttggagcactttctctccaaaaACACTTTGAAGCACTTTCTCTCTAAAACTCTAAAGAAGTGGTTCTCCCTCGATCAATTGTGCCATCCTTTCTTCATCATTCTGAAATCTACAATTCTTTGCCAGATGCCCATATTTTTTGCATTTGTAGCATTGTGGCTTTCCTTTGTACCAGCAGTCTTTTTCTTCATGTCCCATCTTATGACAATGGTTGCATTGAACTTTGTTACATGTGCCTTTTGAGGATGAAGCTTTAGCTAATAGCAGTCCCTCATTTTTTCCTCCAATTTCTTCCTCCCTCATTGATCTCCTTTGAATAATGGAATAGAGACGGAGAAATTGTTTGATGCCATGGAAAATATtaaggataatatatatatatgtatatatatgtatatgtgtattttTAGAAGAGTTTTATAAGCCCTGGATCAtatggctctgatgccaatgTTGGAAAAATTTAGAGAAAAAAGAAGACACTTACATTTTTGaagagaacttgtactgctatatttcttgttttcttttcctcctgtaaaactcaaggtaaactagtcattatataggctttacaaacatattaaaactaactactactaaaactaaccactactaattaatgggtaaattacatgtccataatttactccataactccactagcccactactaaacaattctaaaataatatttttctctaataattaatttattgctaaatatctaataattaaataaacaaataattaataactaaatttaagattattccaacatgattattcaaatacttatataatttataatgattcggctacttatcacttataagtcaATTATTTGTTTTAAGTCATAggttacttattttaaaattttccagACGGGCAGTTACAGTTGTTTTTGTACTTTTCAACTTTTCATTTAAAAGGTAATGTTGAAGTTGGAATGACTACGGCATTCATCGTGTAAATCAACAAAAATGACTCAAAGGCTCTTCATAGGAAGAACGAAGTATGTAGATAAATGCCTAAATCTGTGGGCTGATATATGATGTGCTGAATTCACGGATACGAAATGCAACACGTAACTAGACTTGCCTGGTAAAAAATGTTCAGTGTGCTTCTGGTAAAATATGTATTGGACTTGCCTAGTTAATTAGCACCAAGAATTCCTGGTTCACACTCGAA
Encoded here:
- the LOC141667170 gene encoding uncharacterized protein LOC141667170; this translates as MDEDPYESITKDCQITISQEQKLRKCGFAFEPEREEPELPCPVQLTGITMVSLPESSPEYVEEEIFHTPPEHHQSRAVSSSDDPGPEIRPGSHQAGQKHDGGDFVEDVVRGHKVSEVEVDLKTKQVDSQFTSRNDCLGENEAIVIESEDNESTETEVVDLSVEENCVNLGERVSEETENVVEREECVTSRGRLGRKNVEDLDAFRYVSNGGVGTRGGTQDVSGKRQLPNSFKEPEENEGLWVPRRSWRDTETFKGLVCAAAARMDSGDNTDTDYMKVAKERGLIFYQPRWWPSEGFDVMD
- the LOC141663872 gene encoding expansin-like B1, whose product is MGCQVSQKNFLILMVFLPALCYCQDTYITSRATYYGSPDCLGTPTGACGFAGYGRTVNGGEVTGVSRLYRNGTGCGACYQVRCKSPKHCTDEGVKLVITDYGEGDHTDFILSVRAYSKLALPNMATELFAYGVVDIEYKRISCQHPGYNLMFKVHEHSRNPEYLAVVPIYQAGKNDITCVELWQEECQEWRAMRHAYGAVWDMPNPPKGPLNLRFQVSGSYGEKLVQLRGAIPADWKAGVAYDTAIQLN
- the LOC141666935 gene encoding GATA transcription factor 26 isoform X2, which gives rise to MGKQGPCRHCGVTSTPLWRNGPPDKPVLCNACGSRWRTKGTLVNYTPLHARAEPDDLEEYRMRRMKTISLKIKEAKVLKRKQNHTSQVGGAASERNQGFLKGGGPSGAALDYNRTFRKVLDEDTSNRSSSGSAISNSESCLQLANADASDLTGPAQSIVWDSMVPSRKRTCVNHPKQSSVEKLTKDLYTILHEQQSYLSGSSEEDLLFDSDTPMVSVEIGHGSVLIRHPSTIAPEEESEASSLSIENKHQAINEAYSQLSSLPVHTSSKGVQISTPGVESTNKPGPEMKQDQLIREKIQEEKLQLLANQNSPLCYIDLKDVLNLEEFKRLLTNDEQQQLLTYLPSFDTVAIPDSLKSMFDSPQFAEDLSAFQKLLAEGVFDISPSLGKSECNGNLKRLVLGDLTRSSWVEHYNLLQDVKCENSPGRSFVEAGPAVVSSAQTMKGKRSRYSQSQNYSGGKTTVKSPKRVSMKANYDNKELVDNDATCFSPKSLFALPPDNTSLMLDSFRFDEHSDQDLLLNVPSHSSFPQAELLMPTSSFNNAQASTSSSSIYQNHVWP
- the LOC141666935 gene encoding GATA transcription factor 26 isoform X1 translates to MGKQGPCRHCGVTSTPLWRNGPPDKPVLCNACGSRWRTKGTLVNYTPLHARAEPDDLEEYRMRRMKTISLKIKEAKVLKRKQNHTSQVGGAASERNQGFLKGGGPSGAALDYNRTFRKVLDEDTSNRSSSGSAISNSESCLQLANADASDLTGPAQSIVWDSMVPSRKRTCVNHPKQSSVEKLTKDLYTILHEQQSYLSGSSEEDLLFDSDTPMVSVEIGHGSVLIRHPSTIAPEEESEASSLSIENKHQAINEAYSQLSSLPVHTSSKGVQISTPGVESTNKPGPEMKQDQLIREKIQEEKLQLLANQNSPLCYIDLKQDVLNLEEFKRLLTNDEQQQLLTYLPSFDTVAIPDSLKSMFDSPQFAEDLSAFQKLLAEGVFDISPSLGKSECNGNLKRLVLGDLTRSSWVEHYNLLQDVKCENSPGRSFVEAGPAVVSSAQTMKGKRSRYSQSQNYSGGKTTVKSPKRVSMKANYDNKELVDNDATCFSPKSLFALPPDNTSLMLDSFRFDEHSDQDLLLNVPSHSSFPQAELLMPTSSFNNAQASTSSSSIYQNHVWP